In Lapillicoccus jejuensis, the DNA window CTTGCCGACGAGCGAGTGGTCGTGGTCTGGTCTCGTGAGCCGTTCCTGCCCCTCGCGCCAGTCGGCGTACGACGACACGGCGTCCTCGAGGTGCCCCCGCTCCTCCTGCCGCGGCAGCCGCGCGAGCAGGTCGCACAGCGTGGCCCGGCTGTCGCCGACGAGGGCGTGGTCGACCGAGATCCGGCGGCCGATGTGGGCCTGGCGCACGTCGAGCTGGACGACCGTCTTCCCCTGGGGATACCAGTCCCGGTAGGGGAAGTCGGTGCCCACCATGAGCAGCACGTCGCAGCCGTCGAGCGCCTCCGCCGCGGCGGGGTTGCCGATGAGCCCGGACTGGCCGACCTCGTACGGGTTGTCGCGCTCGAGGCCCTCCTTGGCCTTGAGCGAGAGGACCATCGGGGCGCCGAGCCGCTCGGCCAGCTCGAGCACCTCGTCGCGCGCGTGCTTGGCGCCGCAGCCGACCAGGAGGGTGACCTTCGCGCCCGACAGCACCTCGACGGCCGCGTGCACCTGGTCCTCGGGAGCGCCGGCGAACGCCGGCGGCGGGGCGAACCGCGGCGCCGGGGTGTCCTTGGCCAGCTCGAGCCCGCCGAGGTCGCCGGGCAGGGTGAGGACGGCGACCCCCTGCGCGGCGTAGGCGGCGTTGACCGCCTGCTCGAGCAGCTGGGGCATCTGCGACGCTGAGGTGACGGTGCGGTTGAAGACGGCGACGTCGGCGAAGAGCCGGTCGTTGTCGACCTCCTGGAAGAAGTCCGACCCCATCTCCTCGCTCGGCACCTGCCCGCAGATGGCGAGGACGGGGGCGTGCGACTTGGCGGCGTCGTACAGGCCGTTGAGCAGGTGCACCGAGCCGGGGCCCACCGTGCCCATGCAGACGGCGATCCTCCCCGTCAGCTGGGCCTGCGCGCTCACCGCGAAGGCGGCCGCCTCCTCGTGGCGCACCCCCACCCACTCGATGTCCTCGCGGTCCTTCCCCCGGCGGCGGATGGCGTCGGTGACGGGGTTGAGGGCGTCGCCGACGACGCCCCACACCTGGCGCACGCCGTGGTCGGCGAGCGCGTCGACGATGCTCTCGGCGACGGTGGTCATGCGGTCCTCCTGCTGGTCGGGTGGGCGGCGCGGAAGGTGTCGGGGCGGGCGGCGGCCCAGTCGGCCGCCCACGACGGTCGGGGGCCCTCGAGCAGCTCGCCGGGCTCGAGCCAGTCGTGAAGCTGCGCGTACGACGCCTGGTGGCGCACGTCGACGTTGACCCGCAGCTGGTGCGGCGTCAGCTCGGCCGGGCTGTGCACGCCCATCGCCGCCATGAGGGTGACGGCCTCGGCGACGGTGGCCTGCTGGTAGCGCTGGACCCGCTGCGCCTTGTCGCCGACGTCGAGCGCCAGCGCCCGGGCGTGGCTCTGGGTGGCGACGCCCACCGGGCACT includes these proteins:
- a CDS encoding thiamine pyrophosphate-dependent enzyme, whose protein sequence is MTTVAESIVDALADHGVRQVWGVVGDALNPVTDAIRRRGKDREDIEWVGVRHEEAAAFAVSAQAQLTGRIAVCMGTVGPGSVHLLNGLYDAAKSHAPVLAICGQVPSEEMGSDFFQEVDNDRLFADVAVFNRTVTSASQMPQLLEQAVNAAYAAQGVAVLTLPGDLGGLELAKDTPAPRFAPPPAFAGAPEDQVHAAVEVLSGAKVTLLVGCGAKHARDEVLELAERLGAPMVLSLKAKEGLERDNPYEVGQSGLIGNPAAAEALDGCDVLLMVGTDFPYRDWYPQGKTVVQLDVRQAHIGRRISVDHALVGDSRATLCDLLARLPRQEERGHLEDAVSSYADWREGQERLTRPDHDHSLVGKVRSVFDNPDDLIRPEAVAAVLDRLAPDDTVFTSDTGMSTVWLSRFVMMRGTRRLVGSYNLGSMANAMPQALGAQALDRSRPVVAFAGDGGLMMLLGDLRTAVTYRLPVTVVVFDNSRLGMVKLEQEQGGLPEFGTQLDNPDIAAVATAMGLQARRVTDPQDVEGAVAWALAHDGPTLLDVVTNPDEISVPPKPKVGQAWGFAIAKSKEILTSSR